A region of the Chloroflexota bacterium genome:
CAAAGAGGACGAGGCGCGCGAGCTGATCGTCAAACCGATTGACGATTTCCCGTTGCGGTACGAACCCGATGCGGTAAATCGCATTATCGCGGTCACCGGTTGTCAGCCGTACCTGCTCCAAGCCACGTGCCGCGATTTGGTCAACGCGCTCAACGAAGCGAACCGCATGACCGCGACGCTCGACGATACCGACCGCGCGCTCGACCAAGTGTTGACGACGAGCATCGCGTATTTTACCGATTTGTACAACGGTCGCGACAGCGACGACACGCAACGCGATATCATGCGCGCGGTGGCGATGGGCAAAGATGTAGGGGCGTTGAATTCAACGCCCCTACGAAAGTTGGTCAACCGCGACATTCTCGAAAAGACCGACGGCGCGTACCGTTATCACGTCGAACTCGTCCGCCGTTGGGTCGAACGGAATACAAATTGATGGGACGCGGACGAACGCTGACAAACGCAGACGAAAAAACATTTATCATTGTCATCTCGAGAATGTCACGCCGCGCGTGGCGTGTGTAAGGACACGAACTGTCACTTCGAGCGAAGCGAGAAGTCTCCCACACGAAGCGGATAGATTTCTCCCTTCGGTCGAAATGACAAGTTCCTGAACAGCGAAGCGAGAAATCTCCAAGCAATTACACGAGAGATTTCTCGTCGCTACACTCTTCGAAATAACAAAATAAAATCCGCGTTCATCCGCGTCCAAACAAAACCATGACCAAATCCGAAACCTACCGCGCTAAACTGAAAACGCTCAAAACCTGGGATGCGTTCCTACTCAAAGAGTCCGGCTTGCCCGGTCCGCGCGGCAACCTCGAACTCGCGCAGGTCGTCGCGGATCTCGGCGATGAGGCATTGTTCACGCGCTATCTCGCGTACGACGCCGCGCGCGCACCGGTCAACTCGCCGTACGAATTTCTTGCCTTCTGCGGCGTCGTGGGGCTGGGACGACTCGTCGCCGAGGGTAAGCACAAGCACATCAAAACGATTCGCGCGTGCGCGTCCGATGCGCGCTGGCGGATGCGCGAAGGCGTCGCGATGGCTCTGCAACGCTGGGGCGATGCGGACATGGACACGCTCATCGCCGAAATGGAGAAATGGAGCGCCGGCAATCTGCTCGAACAGCGTGCGGCGATTGCCGCGTTGTGCGAGCCGCGCTTGTTACGCGACGAGACCCAGGTCGCGCGCGTGCTCGCAATCCTCGACCGCGTGACCGATTCGATTCGCGCGGTACAAGACCGCAAGCGCGATGAGTTTGTCGCGCTCAAAAAAGGACTGGCGTACTGTTGGAGTGTCGCGGTTGCCGCGTCGCCCAACGCCGGCAAGCGCGCGATGGAAAAGTGGTTCACAACCAACGACCGCGACATTATTTGGATCATGCGCGAGAATCTCAAAAAGAATCGGCTCGCGCGGATGGATTCGTCTTGGGTAACTCAGGTGGAGGCACGGCTAGAAAAATTATCCCCCACGAAGGACACGAAGAGCACGAAGAAATAAATTTTCGTGTCCTTTGAATGAAAAAAGGATGAAGGATTTTTTCATCCTTCATCCCGCGAAGCGTGCCTTCATCCTTCACGAAATGTCCACTTCCGCCTCGATCTCCACCGGAATGTCCATCGGCAGACTCGCCATGCCAACCGCGGATCGCGCGTGCGCGCCGGCTTCGGGTCCCCACAGTTCGAGGATCAAATCTGAAAAGCCGTTGATGATGGTCGGCTGTTGCGTGAATCCCGATGCCGAGTTCACCATCCCGAACACGCGCACCCAGCCCGTCACGCGATCCAGGTCGCCAAGCTCGCGCTTGAGACTCGCGAGCATGTTCAGCGCGACCAAGCGCGCGGCTTGATACCCTTCCTCGATGGAAACCTCCGCGCCCACCTTGCCGAGCGGATGCGCGAGCGTGCCATCGGGCTTGAGCGGACCGTGCCCGGAGATGAACGCGCGACTGCCATGCACGCGCACCCACGCGAACGGCAACTTCATCGGCTTGTTCAGTTTCATCGGCTCCGGCAGAACCAGACCCATTGCTTGCAACTTCGCTTCGATTTTCATTTTGCTTTTTCCTTTCGCGAGTTCTTTCCCTCATTTCCCTCCATTCCTCCAGTATGGGAAATAAGGGAACTGAGGGAACTCCGGGAACTTAGATTCGATACTCTTCAAACCGTTCGACTAACCGCGCCGCGATCTTGCCGACGATCACGGTGCCGCGCGGCGTAAACTCTTCGCGTTCGATGATGCCGCGTTGATGAAACAGCGCGACGAGTTCGCCTTGATTGTACGGAATCCTCACGCGCAATTGGATCATCTCTTCCGCGAGCGCGCGTTCGACGAGTGCGAGCAACTCGTCCAACCCCTGCCCTTTCAACGCCGAGATGCGGACCGCGTTCCCCTCGCGCAAAAACATGTCCTGAGCGAAGCGAACGGACTCGTCTTGGGTAACCGACCCCACCCAGTCCCTCCCCTTACCAAGGGGAGGGTTCGGGAGGAGTATGCGATCCATCTTATTCAACGCGATCACCATCGGCTTGTCGCCCGCGCCGATTTCCTCAAGCGTCTCTTCAACCGCGTGCGCTTGATCGCGCGCATTCGCGTGCGACGCGTCGAGCACGTGCAACAGCACATCGGCTTCGGTGATTTCTTCGAGCGTGGCACGAAACGCGGCGACGAGTTCGGTCGGCAGTTTCTGGATGAACCCGACTGTGTCGGTGAACAATGCTTCGGAACCGCCCGGCAATTTCACGCGCCGCGTCGTCGGGTCGAGCGTCGCAAATAATTTGTCTTCGGTGAGAATATCCGCGCCAGAGAGCGCGTTGAGCAAGGTGGATTTTCCGGCGTTCGTGTACCCGACAATCGCGACGGTGGGCGCGCCTTCCTTTTTGCGCTTGCGCCGATACTCGCGGCGATGCGTGCGCACCTCTTCGATTTGTTTTTTGAGATGCGAAATGCGCGTGCGAATCTCGCGGCGATCCAATTCGAGTTGGCGTTCGCCGGGACCGCGCAAGCCGACGCCGCCGGTGCCGCCGCGCCCGGCGGCGCCGCCGGCTTGGCGCGCGAGGTGCGTCCACATGCGCGTCAGACGCGGCAAGCGGTACTCGTACTGCGCGAGTTCGACCTGGAGCGCGCCTTCTTTGGTGCGCGCGTGTTGCGCGAAAATATCGAGGATGAGCGCGGTGCGATCGAGCACCTTGATGTCCGCGCCTTCAAACGCCTGCTCGATCTCGCGTTGTTGGTTGGGGTGCAGTTCTTCGTCGAACAGCAAAACATCAAACGGCGCATCCGCGCGCGTCGCGATGATCTCGTTCAGTTTGCCTTTGCCGATGAACGTCGCGGGGTTGATGCGCTCGACGTGTTGCACGACGCGCCCGATGACTTGCAGTCCCGCCGTTTCCGCGAGCCGTTCGAGTTCGTCGAGCGAATCCTCAATCGGAAATTCGTTGCGCGGGCGCTTGAGTTCGACGCCGACGAGAAATGCTTTTTCGATGGGGGCTTGAGCTGGGATGGTTAATGGTTTTGGGATGGTGGTCTCCTTGAGTGCGCGGGAGGAATTACAACGGACAAGGGTGAAAACAGACGGAAAAAATTCCGAGCCGTGAATGCTGTGTCCGTTCTTTTTCGATTTTGTCCGTTGTACTCTCTTCCCTACACGCGAATCGTCTCAATCTCCAGAGTTGTCTTGTAAAAGTTGGCGAGCAATCCGATTTTCAGGTTGAGCCAACCAAGATACCGTGCCAGTCGTTGCCGATGAACATCGGTGACCTCTTTTAGCGCAACGGTTGCCACTGCCACAGAATTTTCCACAATAATCAAACGGCAATCCACGTTCTGCAAAACTTGATGGTGGAACATGACTGGAATTTGCTTTTTGAATTCAAATGGGATGCCGCGTTCACGCATCTCGACTTGTGCCGCACGGCGGTAAACGAAATGAATGAACCCAGGTCCCAGTTCAAAATGCACTTGAAGCAAAATGCCGCGAATTGCGTACACGAGTTCGGGGAACAACATCGTGTCTTTCGCTTGGAATGCCGGCGCTTGAATGTCTTGCCACGATCTCTTCTCAAGGAAATTCGGCACACGCTTGATCTCGATGTCTGTTGCGCCAAAATTGACCAACAATGCGAGTGGCAAGCCGGTGACCCTGAGGTATGAAATTGTCTGTGCCATGTTGAGTGGCGACAAATCTTCGGGCGAGGATTTCAATTCAAGCAGAATAATGTCCCAGGCAATCACATCCGTGTAATAACGTCCAACCTCAACGCCTTTGTAATGCACCGAGTACGGCGTTTGTTCCTTGTGCGGAATCTTTTTCTCGTCCAACACAATCGCGAGTGCGCTCTCCCATGCAGATTCGGAGATGCCCGATCCCTTCAGTTCGCGATAGACCTGAAACAATGCGCCGCGCAATTGATAGGTTTGGTCTTCCAGGATGAGTTGAGGCATAGGTGCTCCAGGTGATAACAACTGACAAAACCGAAAACAAACGGACAGACCAGGTGGCGCACGTTTCGTCCGTTCCTTTTCGCTCTTGTCCGTTGTAATCGTTTTTCATTTTACCACCCAACCACCAAACTACCCAACTACCCAACGACAGTAACCGTCGCGCGCAATTCCTGGGTCGTCCCATCCGCGAGAATTAGCCGCAACACGTACGTCGTCGTCTGCGTTGGCGATACCACTTGCGAAAAATTCAGCGGCATCCGCGCGCCATCGAGAAACACCATGCGCGCGCCGAACGTGTCCCAGGTCAAGGTTGACGACGCGCCGCGTTGAATCGTCGCTGGCGTCGCGGTGAATGAATAGTGCGGCGGCGGCAGTGGCGGGTAGACGCCATCCCAGGTAAACTTGCGCGTGAACGCGGGGAGCGCGCGAATTGCGTCGTGCGTCGCGGTCTTGTCGCCGAGCGGTCCGCCCCACCAATCGTCGTTG
Encoded here:
- a CDS encoding GxxExxY protein gives rise to the protein MPQLILEDQTYQLRGALFQVYRELKGSGISESAWESALAIVLDEKKIPHKEQTPYSVHYKGVEVGRYYTDVIAWDIILLELKSSPEDLSPLNMAQTISYLRVTGLPLALLVNFGATDIEIKRVPNFLEKRSWQDIQAPAFQAKDTMLFPELVYAIRGILLQVHFELGPGFIHFVYRRAAQVEMRERGIPFEFKKQIPVMFHHQVLQNVDCRLIIVENSVAVATVALKEVTDVHRQRLARYLGWLNLKIGLLANFYKTTLEIETIRV
- the hflX gene encoding GTPase HflX — protein: MPKPLTIPAQAPIEKAFLVGVELKRPRNEFPIEDSLDELERLAETAGLQVIGRVVQHVERINPATFIGKGKLNEIIATRADAPFDVLLFDEELHPNQQREIEQAFEGADIKVLDRTALILDIFAQHARTKEGALQVELAQYEYRLPRLTRMWTHLARQAGGAAGRGGTGGVGLRGPGERQLELDRREIRTRISHLKKQIEEVRTHRREYRRKRKKEGAPTVAIVGYTNAGKSTLLNALSGADILTEDKLFATLDPTTRRVKLPGGSEALFTDTVGFIQKLPTELVAAFRATLEEITEADVLLHVLDASHANARDQAHAVEETLEEIGAGDKPMVIALNKMDRILLPNPPLGKGRDWVGSVTQDESVRFAQDMFLREGNAVRISALKGQGLDELLALVERALAEEMIQLRVRIPYNQGELVALFHQRGIIEREEFTPRGTVIVGKIAARLVERFEEYRI
- a CDS encoding RidA family protein: MKIEAKLQAMGLVLPEPMKLNKPMKLPFAWVRVHGSRAFISGHGPLKPDGTLAHPLGKVGAEVSIEEGYQAARLVALNMLASLKRELGDLDRVTGWVRVFGMVNSASGFTQQPTIINGFSDLILELWGPEAGAHARSAVGMASLPMDIPVEIEAEVDIS